The proteins below are encoded in one region of Anguilla anguilla isolate fAngAng1 chromosome 3, fAngAng1.pri, whole genome shotgun sequence:
- the faf2 gene encoding FAS-associated factor 2, protein MAAPEEQELSQAQTEKLLQFQDLTGLESMDQCRRTLEQHNWNIEAAVQDRLNEQEGVPSVFNPPPTRPLQVNTADHRVYSYIVSRTQPSGLLGWSYYLIMLPFRFTYYTLLDIFRFALSFIRPDPRGRVTDPVGDVVSFIHSFEEKYGRSHPVFYQGTYSQALNDAKRELRFLLVYLHGDDHQDTDDFCRNTLCTEEVLTFINTRMLFWACSTSRPEGYRVSQALRENAYPFLAVIVLKDRKMTVVGRLEGLIQPEDLINQLNFIMEANQPFLTSERLEREERNQTQVLRQQQDEAYLESLRADQEKERKKRAEQEQRRQEEELARQSVLAEERRRQTLEEEKERKSECLPPEPPLDDPDAVKIVFKLPNDSRVERRFLFTQSLTVIHDFLFSLKETPEKFQIVTNFPRRVLPCLPTEEQPNPPTLKEAGLSRSEVLFVQDLTDD, encoded by the exons GCAGCTGTGCAGGACAGGCTGAACGAGCAGGAAGGCGTTCCCAGCGTGTTCAACCCCCCgcccaccagacccctgcaggtCAACACGGCCGACCACAGAGTCTATAGCTATATCGTCTCCAGGACGCAACCCAGC gGGTTGCTAGGATGGAGTTACTATTTAATAATGCTCCCGTTTAGATTTACATACTACACACTACTGGACATATTCAG GTTCGCCCTGAGCTTCATACGGCCGGACCCGCGGGGGCGAGTGACGGACCCCGTGGGCGATGTCGTGTCCTTCATTCACAGCTTCGAGGAGAAATACGGACGATCCCATCCCGTCTTCTACCAGGGAACATACAGCCAG gcTCTGAATGACGCCAAGCGCGAGCTGCGTTTCCTGTTGGTGTACCTCCACGGTGACGACCACCAGGACACAGACGATTTTTGCCG gAACACATTGTGCACAGAGGAGGTTCTAACATTCATCAATACCCGAATGCTATTCTGGGCGTGCTCCACCAGTAGGCCCGAAGGATACAGAG TGTCTCAGGCCCTGCGGGAGAACGCCTACCCCTTCCTGGCAGTGATCGTGCTCAAGGACCGGAAGATGACGGTTGTGGGCAGGCTGGAGGGGCTCATCCAGCCGGAGGACCTGATCAACCAGCTAAACTTCATCATGGAGGCTAACCAGCCCTTCCTCACCTCGGAGAGACTAGAGAG GGAGGAGAGGAACCAGACGCAGGTGCTGAGGCAGCAGCAGGACGAGGCCTACCTGGAGTCTCTCCGCGCCGACCAGGAGAAGGAGCGCAAGAAGAGGGCGGAGCAAGAGCAGCGccggcaggaggaggagctggcgcGCCAGAGCGTCCTCGCCGAGGAGAGGCGGAGACAG acgctggaggaggagaaggagcgcAAGTCCGAATGTCTTCCCCCGGAACCACCTCTGGACGACCCAGACGCCGTCAAAATTGTTTTCAAGCTGCCCAACGACTCGCGAGTGGAGAGGCGGTTTCTCTTCACCCAGTCTCTGACG GTAATACACGACTTCCTGTTCTCCCTGAAGGAAACTCCGGAGAAGTTCCAGATAGTGACAAACTTCCCACGTCGCGTCCTGCCCTGCCTCCCCACCGAGGAACAGCCCAACCCCCCTACACTCAAAGAGGCGGGGCTCAGCCGCTCCGAGGTCCTATTCGTGCAGGACCTCACAGATGATTGA
- the rnf44 gene encoding RING finger protein 44 isoform X1: MRPWEIAVNRRPPTAPLNQRRFPGEPCNTPVHLRRSPPGRRQWGRRDRPILHSSLPQDESFQHPLFPQHQQHLSLDESRAYSHTSVPPRMLHPAAHPPQQSPIMVDLHEQMHQGPVPISYTVTTVTTHGFPLHAGQPIPGCNAQQLPACSVILSGQHTLLCCLPPPLIQACTMQHMPVSYQAFPPLISSEHFILHPPPPVPPHQPPHLAPLSQFVPLQPQPPRMPLQRVDNEVEMRGEQHPVGGFSYSPTHHPPAMPPSVPLQYLPQDPLHQDLPFGVPYPHVLPRRVSGQRYRLQQPLPPPPPPPPYYPSFLPYFLSMLPVPPTAVGPAISLDLDVDDVEMENYEALLNLAERLGEAKPRGLTKADIEQLPSYRFNPENHQSEQTLCVVCFSDFESRQLLRVLPCNHEFHAKCVDKWLKTNRTCPICRADASEVHRDVE; the protein is encoded by the exons ATGCGACCATGGGAAATCGCAGTGAATAGGCGGCCACCAACAGCCCCCTTAAACCAGAGGAGGTTCCCAGGGGAACCCTGCAATACCCCAGTGCATCTCAGGAGAAG TCCTCCCGGGAGAAGACAgtgggggaggagagacagGCCCATACTGCACAGCTCCCTGCCCCAGGATGAGAGCTTCCAGCACCCCCTCTTCCCCCAGCATCAGCAGCACCTTTCCTTAGATGAGTCCCGAGCGTACAGCCACACCAGCGTCCCGCCACGAATGCTCCACCCCGctgcacaccccccccagcagagCCCCATCATGGTGGACCTCCACGAGCAG aTGCACCAGGGACCAGTGCCCATATCTTACACGGTTACCACAGTGACGACCCATGGGTTCCCCCTCCATGCCGGCCAGCCTATCCCAGGGTGCAACGCTCAgcagctcccagcatgctcggTAATATTGAGCGGacagcacactctgctctgctgcctACCTCCTCCC TTGATCCAAGCCTGTACGATGCAGCACATGCCAGTGTCTTACCAAGCCTTTCCGCCTCTGATCTCCAGCGAGCATTTTAtactgcacccccctccccccgtacccccccaccagcccccccacctTGCTCCGCTGAGCCAGTTCGTCCCACtgcagccccagcccccccgcatG CCTCTACAGAGAGTGGACAATGAAGTGGAGATGAGAGGGGAGCAGCACCCTGTCGGGGGGTTCTCCTACAGCCCCACCCATCACCCACCAGCAATGCCCCCGTCTGTGCCCCTCCAGTACCTCCCTCAAGACCCCCTGCACCAGGACCTGCCCTTCGGAGTG CCATACCCCCACGTGTTGCCACGACGAGTTAGCGGACAGAGATACCGTCTCCAGCAGCCCTtgcccccgccgccccctcctccaccctacTACCCAAGCTTCCTGCCCTACTTCCT CTCGATGCTTCCTGTGCCTCCGACTGCAGTGGGGCCAGCCATCAGCCTGGACCTTGACGTGGATGACGTGGAGATGGAGAACTATGAG GCGCTACTGAACCTGGCTGAGAGGCTAGGGGAAGCCAAGCCTCGCGGACTCACCAAAGCCGACATAGAGCAGCTTCCGTCCTATAGATTCAACCCCGAGAACCACCAATCTGAACAAACTCT GTGTGTTGTGTGCTTTAGTGATTTTGAGTCGCGGCAGCTACTTCGAGTATTACCCTGTAACCACGAGTTCCATGCTAAATGTGTCGACAAATGGTTGAAG ACCAATCGTACCTGTCCAATCTGTCGGGCGGACGCATCGGAGGTCCACAGGGACGTCGAGTGA
- the rnf44 gene encoding RING finger protein 44 isoform X2, whose translation MRPWEIAVNRRPPTAPLNQRRFPGEPCNTPVHLRRSPPGRRQWGRRDRPILHSSLPQDESFQHPLFPQHQQHLSLDESRAYSHTSVPPRMLHPAAHPPQQSPIMVDLHEQMHQGPVPISYTVTTVTTHGFPLHAGQPIPGCNAQQLPACSLIQACTMQHMPVSYQAFPPLISSEHFILHPPPPVPPHQPPHLAPLSQFVPLQPQPPRMPLQRVDNEVEMRGEQHPVGGFSYSPTHHPPAMPPSVPLQYLPQDPLHQDLPFGVPYPHVLPRRVSGQRYRLQQPLPPPPPPPPYYPSFLPYFLSMLPVPPTAVGPAISLDLDVDDVEMENYEALLNLAERLGEAKPRGLTKADIEQLPSYRFNPENHQSEQTLCVVCFSDFESRQLLRVLPCNHEFHAKCVDKWLKTNRTCPICRADASEVHRDVE comes from the exons ATGCGACCATGGGAAATCGCAGTGAATAGGCGGCCACCAACAGCCCCCTTAAACCAGAGGAGGTTCCCAGGGGAACCCTGCAATACCCCAGTGCATCTCAGGAGAAG TCCTCCCGGGAGAAGACAgtgggggaggagagacagGCCCATACTGCACAGCTCCCTGCCCCAGGATGAGAGCTTCCAGCACCCCCTCTTCCCCCAGCATCAGCAGCACCTTTCCTTAGATGAGTCCCGAGCGTACAGCCACACCAGCGTCCCGCCACGAATGCTCCACCCCGctgcacaccccccccagcagagCCCCATCATGGTGGACCTCCACGAGCAG aTGCACCAGGGACCAGTGCCCATATCTTACACGGTTACCACAGTGACGACCCATGGGTTCCCCCTCCATGCCGGCCAGCCTATCCCAGGGTGCAACGCTCAgcagctcccagcatgctcg TTGATCCAAGCCTGTACGATGCAGCACATGCCAGTGTCTTACCAAGCCTTTCCGCCTCTGATCTCCAGCGAGCATTTTAtactgcacccccctccccccgtacccccccaccagcccccccacctTGCTCCGCTGAGCCAGTTCGTCCCACtgcagccccagcccccccgcatG CCTCTACAGAGAGTGGACAATGAAGTGGAGATGAGAGGGGAGCAGCACCCTGTCGGGGGGTTCTCCTACAGCCCCACCCATCACCCACCAGCAATGCCCCCGTCTGTGCCCCTCCAGTACCTCCCTCAAGACCCCCTGCACCAGGACCTGCCCTTCGGAGTG CCATACCCCCACGTGTTGCCACGACGAGTTAGCGGACAGAGATACCGTCTCCAGCAGCCCTtgcccccgccgccccctcctccaccctacTACCCAAGCTTCCTGCCCTACTTCCT CTCGATGCTTCCTGTGCCTCCGACTGCAGTGGGGCCAGCCATCAGCCTGGACCTTGACGTGGATGACGTGGAGATGGAGAACTATGAG GCGCTACTGAACCTGGCTGAGAGGCTAGGGGAAGCCAAGCCTCGCGGACTCACCAAAGCCGACATAGAGCAGCTTCCGTCCTATAGATTCAACCCCGAGAACCACCAATCTGAACAAACTCT GTGTGTTGTGTGCTTTAGTGATTTTGAGTCGCGGCAGCTACTTCGAGTATTACCCTGTAACCACGAGTTCCATGCTAAATGTGTCGACAAATGGTTGAAG ACCAATCGTACCTGTCCAATCTGTCGGGCGGACGCATCGGAGGTCCACAGGGACGTCGAGTGA